One genomic segment of Fervidobacterium pennivorans includes these proteins:
- the polA gene encoding DNA polymerase I has product MARAFLFDGTGLLYRAFYAIDQSLSTTTGIPTGALYGLARMLLKFIKEHITVGEDYCVFVVDVKGGSTYRRELYEKYKAHRPETPEPLLRQINLVGELIEGFGIKLVRMPGYEADDVIATLAKRFEKEKGLLEISEINVVTSDKDLLQLVNENISVWRIEKGVTDIRKYTVRDVYERYGVYPHQIVDYLALVGDASDNIPGVPGIGEKTAVKILQDFGSVENALKNQDKLPDKIREKLLGYYEDYELSRKLVELNYEIELPINLKELKYQGYDSAKLLEVLKKFEFASIIKELQLSASLEKAVEYNVISKENELKGLLEEILKAKKVALDLETSSLDPFTGKIVGISIAIDEGRAYYIPVAHLDGPNLPLDKVKEFLKEVVGARRFGGHNLKFDIKFLKRAGIEPEYPAFDTMIEAYVLNPNEKRFNLDEMALKFLGYKMMSYDEVMQGALPLFAGDFSYVPVERAARYSCEDADISLRIHNKLYPLIYSNEMVELYEKIELPLVSVLAQMELNGVFFDTKYLSSLSLEMEKKLSSLSQRIFEIAGEPFNLNSPKQVGYILFEKLKLPAMKSTNTGAYSTDVEVLENLAPDFEIARLLLEYRKIQKLKSTYVDAIPTMVNKHTGRVHASFNQTGTATGRLSSSDPNLQNLPGRTDEGKEIRTAVKPQKENWWILGADYSQIELRVLAHMSEDEELIRAFSENRDIHLETAKRIFGVSDEFVNESMRRIGKMVNFAIVYGVSPYGLSRRIGLDVKETRRIIDAYFNTYKGVQSYIATIKEFARKNGYVKTMFGRRREVPQINAKDPNIRAEGERIAINTPIQGTAADIMKIAMIKIHERMKKENLKSMMILQIHDELVFEVPDDELELMKEIVKSEMENAVKLRVPLLVDIYVEKYML; this is encoded by the coding sequence ATGGCGAGAGCATTTCTATTTGACGGAACAGGTCTACTTTACAGAGCTTTTTATGCCATAGACCAATCCTTATCGACCACAACCGGTATTCCAACCGGAGCACTTTATGGTTTGGCTCGAATGTTGCTAAAGTTTATAAAAGAACACATAACAGTAGGTGAAGACTACTGTGTTTTTGTTGTGGATGTAAAAGGTGGTAGTACATATAGAAGAGAACTTTACGAAAAATACAAAGCGCATCGCCCTGAAACTCCCGAACCGTTGCTTAGACAGATTAATCTTGTGGGCGAGCTAATAGAAGGTTTTGGAATCAAACTTGTTCGTATGCCAGGTTACGAAGCTGACGACGTGATAGCCACACTGGCTAAAAGATTTGAAAAAGAAAAAGGTTTGTTGGAAATCTCGGAAATAAACGTTGTAACAAGCGATAAAGACTTGCTCCAACTTGTGAACGAAAATATTTCAGTATGGCGTATAGAAAAAGGTGTAACCGATATCAGAAAATACACTGTAAGAGATGTTTACGAACGATACGGAGTCTACCCGCATCAGATAGTTGATTACCTTGCTTTAGTTGGTGATGCTTCAGATAACATCCCAGGAGTGCCTGGCATAGGTGAAAAGACAGCGGTGAAGATACTACAAGACTTTGGAAGCGTGGAAAATGCGCTAAAAAACCAGGACAAATTACCGGATAAGATTAGAGAAAAACTTTTGGGTTACTATGAGGACTATGAACTGAGCAGAAAACTCGTAGAACTGAATTATGAGATTGAGTTGCCAATCAATTTGAAGGAACTGAAATACCAAGGTTATGACTCGGCAAAGTTGTTGGAGGTTTTAAAAAAGTTTGAATTTGCGAGTATAATAAAAGAATTACAATTGAGCGCTTCACTTGAAAAAGCGGTTGAGTACAATGTCATCTCAAAAGAAAATGAACTCAAAGGATTGCTTGAAGAAATACTCAAAGCAAAGAAGGTAGCACTTGATTTAGAAACCAGTTCCCTTGACCCATTCACAGGTAAGATAGTAGGCATTTCCATAGCTATTGACGAGGGCAGGGCCTATTACATACCAGTGGCACATTTGGATGGACCAAACCTTCCACTCGATAAAGTCAAAGAGTTCTTAAAAGAAGTTGTCGGCGCAAGGAGATTCGGAGGTCATAATCTAAAATTTGATATCAAATTTTTGAAAAGAGCGGGCATAGAACCTGAATATCCCGCTTTCGACACTATGATAGAGGCTTATGTGCTGAACCCGAACGAAAAGAGGTTCAACCTCGATGAGATGGCTTTGAAGTTCCTTGGGTACAAGATGATGAGTTATGACGAGGTCATGCAGGGTGCACTGCCGCTTTTTGCTGGCGATTTCTCATATGTGCCTGTTGAACGTGCAGCGAGGTATTCTTGTGAAGATGCAGATATATCCTTGCGCATTCATAACAAGCTCTATCCTCTTATATACTCAAACGAAATGGTTGAACTCTATGAAAAAATCGAATTACCCCTTGTCTCTGTTTTGGCACAGATGGAACTCAATGGTGTGTTCTTTGACACGAAATATCTTTCTTCGTTGTCCTTGGAAATGGAGAAAAAGCTATCTTCACTTTCACAAAGGATATTTGAAATAGCAGGAGAGCCATTTAATCTGAACTCACCAAAGCAGGTTGGCTACATATTGTTTGAAAAATTGAAACTTCCTGCAATGAAATCAACAAATACTGGCGCTTATTCAACAGATGTGGAGGTTTTAGAAAACTTGGCGCCCGACTTTGAGATTGCTCGTCTGCTACTGGAATATCGAAAGATACAGAAACTGAAAAGTACGTACGTAGATGCTATACCAACGATGGTGAATAAACACACCGGTCGAGTCCACGCCTCTTTCAATCAGACTGGAACTGCAACTGGCAGGTTGAGCAGTTCAGACCCCAATTTACAGAATCTGCCAGGGAGAACGGACGAAGGAAAAGAAATTAGAACGGCTGTAAAACCACAAAAGGAAAATTGGTGGATTCTTGGAGCGGACTACTCACAGATTGAACTGAGAGTTTTGGCGCATATGAGCGAAGATGAGGAACTTATTAGAGCCTTCAGTGAAAACAGAGATATTCATTTAGAGACAGCAAAACGAATATTCGGTGTGAGCGACGAATTTGTCAACGAAAGTATGAGAAGAATCGGGAAGATGGTCAATTTTGCAATAGTTTACGGTGTGTCACCTTACGGTTTGTCAAGAAGGATAGGCTTAGACGTAAAAGAAACAAGAAGAATAATAGATGCTTACTTTAACACCTACAAGGGTGTTCAGAGCTACATAGCAACGATAAAAGAATTTGCGAGGAAAAACGGGTATGTTAAAACGATGTTTGGCAGACGAAGAGAAGTACCACAAATAAATGCAAAGGATCCAAACATCAGAGCTGAGGGCGAAAGGATTGCTATAAATACACCAATACAAGGTACCGCAGCAGATATAATGAAGATAGCTATGATAAAAATACACGAAAGAATGAAGAAAGAGAATTTAAAGAGCATGATGATACTTCAAATACACGATGAATTGGTATTTGAAGTACCTGATGATGAACTTGAGTTAATGAAAGAAATCGTCAAATCTGAGATGGAGAATGCCGTAAAACTGAGAGTTCCCTTGCTGGTTGATATTTACGTGGAAAAGTACATGTTGTGA
- a CDS encoding carboxymuconolactone decarboxylase family protein produces the protein MSETTFNTLEEFKKFRERMNKEILDRGTINTKRFWNLDGAVYREGAIEPKYKELMGLVASMVLRCDDCITYHMIRCAELGVTDEEFFETFDIALIVGGSIVIPHLRRAVNTLLEIRRLQANGESISI, from the coding sequence ATGTCGGAGACTACATTCAACACACTTGAAGAGTTTAAAAAATTCAGAGAACGCATGAACAAAGAAATTTTAGACCGCGGGACGATAAATACAAAACGTTTCTGGAATCTTGATGGTGCAGTTTACCGTGAGGGTGCTATTGAGCCTAAGTATAAGGAACTCATGGGACTTGTCGCTTCGATGGTTCTTAGGTGCGATGATTGTATAACATACCACATGATACGATGTGCTGAACTTGGGGTAACGGACGAAGAGTTTTTTGAGACATTTGATATAGCACTCATCGTAGGTGGTTCAATTGTTATTCCACATTTGAGGAGAGCAGTAAATACACTATTGGAAATCCGGAGGCTCCAAGCAAATGGCGAGAGCATTTCTATTTGA
- a CDS encoding DegV family protein produces MSEKLKVKILIDSTSDFPKELIKPWDVDIVPLYVIWPDGTTEKDDTRDFNELKKFYEKLKTAPELPKSSQPTVEDWKAKYEEAKKNGYDGVLVITISSAMSGTFNSAVLASKEVDIPVRVVDSKRASTAISPMVRYARELFDLGLGLEEVAQELEKKIKAKGFGAFFYVQDFNFLVKGGRVSKFTGFVGSLLKIKVGIYIDDEGNMVPFTKARATKAIHEELIKKAQEEGFPAGSTVDLYMVSCDNMEELKEIEEELRKIYKVKNVYYTPTGKVISMHVGPGQTGFGIERY; encoded by the coding sequence ATGTCTGAAAAGCTAAAAGTTAAGATACTGATTGACAGCACGTCTGACTTTCCAAAGGAACTCATTAAACCATGGGATGTTGATATTGTCCCACTTTACGTTATCTGGCCCGATGGAACGACGGAAAAGGATGATACAAGGGATTTCAATGAGTTAAAAAAGTTCTATGAAAAGCTCAAAACTGCGCCAGAATTACCAAAAAGCTCACAACCAACTGTTGAAGACTGGAAGGCAAAATACGAAGAAGCGAAGAAAAACGGTTACGATGGGGTTTTGGTTATAACGATATCTTCGGCTATGTCTGGTACGTTTAACTCTGCGGTTCTGGCTTCCAAAGAGGTAGACATCCCAGTGAGGGTTGTTGATTCCAAAAGGGCATCTACGGCAATATCTCCGATGGTTAGGTATGCACGTGAATTATTCGACCTTGGTTTGGGACTTGAAGAGGTAGCTCAAGAGCTCGAAAAGAAAATAAAAGCCAAGGGTTTTGGTGCGTTCTTCTATGTCCAAGACTTCAACTTCCTTGTTAAAGGTGGAAGGGTCAGTAAATTCACGGGATTTGTGGGCTCGCTTTTGAAGATTAAAGTAGGTATTTACATAGATGACGAAGGCAACATGGTTCCATTCACAAAAGCAAGAGCAACAAAAGCAATACACGAAGAGTTAATCAAAAAAGCTCAGGAAGAGGGGTTCCCTGCCGGTAGTACCGTGGATTTATACATGGTAAGTTGTGACAACATGGAGGAGCTCAAAGAGATAGAAGAGGAGCTAAGAAAAATTTACAAAGTCAAGAATGTATACTACACACCTACCGGTAAGGTTATCTCTATGCATGTGGGACCCGGTCAGACTGGATTTGGTATAGAGAGATATTAA
- the radA gene encoding DNA repair protein RadA — MPKTKTIYVCDKCGYESPKWFGRCPVCGEWNSAKEFQLKDASTEAKNIRSQDAGMMESHPRFFDLHTALERSEEERIKTNIPAVDQLLNGGLVRGQVVLLGGEPGVGKSTLALQICDATAKSNEREDHVVYYISGEESVQQVASRAKRLGIKNPRILISSETQIEDILSNIDPQKARLIVIDSIQTLSSVDIDSPVGGVVQIKAVVEKVRIFSKKYNIPSLLIAHVTKEGVIAGPKLVEHVVDTVIYFEGERTTDYRILRVQKNRYGPSGEISVFQMTQEGLKSLPEDILLNYSNTPGNVFTSVFEGSRPLNVQIQALVSRVKMASGRRISHGIDVRKVIIISAVLAKHLNLPLDFHDIYINVSGGLNITDPGCELAIAGAILSSFLDSYIGNALMVGEVGLDGSIRPTVNVTKRIENAKKLQIERIIVPANVDYNSINSKSDLKVEHVKDVRDLFELVMSEKTDKI; from the coding sequence ATGCCAAAAACAAAAACTATCTACGTATGTGATAAGTGCGGTTACGAGTCACCGAAATGGTTTGGACGTTGCCCAGTTTGCGGTGAATGGAACAGCGCAAAGGAATTTCAACTAAAGGATGCTTCAACGGAAGCAAAAAACATTAGGTCTCAAGATGCGGGGATGATGGAATCTCATCCTCGCTTTTTTGATTTGCATACAGCCCTTGAAAGATCTGAAGAAGAGAGAATCAAAACAAACATTCCAGCAGTTGACCAGCTGTTGAATGGCGGATTAGTCCGAGGACAAGTCGTATTGCTCGGTGGGGAACCAGGCGTTGGTAAGAGTACTTTGGCACTTCAAATATGCGATGCTACGGCTAAAAGTAACGAAAGGGAAGACCATGTTGTTTATTATATATCGGGTGAAGAGAGCGTTCAGCAAGTAGCAAGTCGCGCCAAGAGATTAGGAATTAAAAATCCAAGAATTTTAATTTCTTCCGAAACACAAATAGAAGATATCCTCAGCAACATAGACCCACAAAAAGCAAGACTAATTGTTATTGACTCGATACAGACACTCAGCAGCGTTGATATAGATTCCCCTGTCGGTGGCGTTGTCCAGATAAAAGCTGTTGTCGAAAAAGTTAGAATTTTTTCAAAGAAGTACAACATTCCTTCCTTGCTTATTGCACATGTTACTAAAGAAGGAGTTATAGCAGGACCAAAGCTCGTTGAACACGTTGTTGATACTGTGATATATTTCGAAGGTGAAAGAACAACTGATTACAGGATCCTAAGAGTTCAAAAGAATAGATACGGTCCCAGTGGTGAAATCTCCGTCTTCCAAATGACTCAAGAAGGATTAAAAAGCTTACCTGAGGATATATTGTTGAACTATTCAAACACTCCAGGAAACGTTTTTACCAGTGTCTTTGAGGGAAGTAGACCTTTGAATGTTCAGATTCAGGCACTTGTGTCCAGAGTAAAGATGGCTTCCGGAAGGAGAATCTCGCATGGTATAGATGTCAGAAAGGTCATAATAATATCTGCTGTCTTAGCAAAGCACCTGAACTTGCCTCTGGATTTTCACGATATATATATAAATGTTTCTGGAGGATTGAATATAACTGACCCCGGTTGTGAATTAGCAATCGCAGGTGCGATATTGTCGTCTTTTCTCGACTCTTACATAGGAAACGCGCTCATGGTAGGAGAAGTGGGTTTAGACGGTAGCATTCGACCGACAGTGAATGTTACAAAGCGTATTGAAAACGCGAAAAAACTACAGATAGAAAGAATAATCGTCCCAGCTAATGTTGATTACAACTCCATAAATTCAAAGTCGGACTTGAAAGTAGAGCATGTGAAAGATGTAAGAGACCTTTTTGAGCTTGTGATGTCAGAAAAGACGGATAAAATTTGA
- a CDS encoding ATP-dependent Clp protease ATP-binding subunit, whose protein sequence is MFDRFSERSAKVFVMAQEEAKDLGHSYVGTEHLLLAILKLNDKPLSNILERYGLTYARVKNEVISIVGLGMRGFIMSPQMTPRARKVTEIAFEEARMMGSDKIDPEHLLLGILREGEGIAIHILKKLNVNIQALRKEITENVSDEDFFEEGQAFPPSYEEPTTSPAVRQLEGFGVDLTAQAQRGELDPVIGRENEIERLMQILVRRKKNNPVLIGEPGVGKSAIVEGLAQRIVSGEVPEPLKGKTIFSLDVAALVAGTKYRGEFEKRMKKLLQVVKGNKDIILFIDELHMIVGAGSAEGAVDAANILKPALARGELHCIGATTPDEYRKYIEKDAALERRFQKIYVQEPSPQMALEILKGLKSKYESHHKVKYTDKALEAAVYLSQRYITDHFLPDKAIDVIDEAGARSRLKLFVMPSHLQLLKLQIESVKNEKEEAVAAQDYEKAAELKEKEQQLKEQFNEAYSNWRKQVESTIVTVDVPEIEEVVAGWTGIPLKKLEETEREKLLNLENALHERVVGQEEAISAIARAIRRARSGLKDPRRPVGVFLFLGPTGVGKTELAKALAEYLFGDEKALVRFDMSEYMEKFSVSRLIGAPPGYVGYEEGGTLTEKVRRRPFSVILFDEIEKAHPDVFNILLQIMDDGRLTDSQGHVVDFRNTIIIMTSNIGGTEIVTSKKNLGFVGEETHEREFKEMKDKVLEEVKKVFKPEFINRVDEIIVFHKLTKEHIEQIIEILLKDIRARLSERHITLVLSPEAKDFLVSVGYDAVYGARPLKRAIQKYIEDPLSEELLRGEVEDNDEVYVVRDGDKLAFIKNKQNQVATTVKSES, encoded by the coding sequence ATGTTCGATAGGTTTTCTGAAAGGTCTGCGAAGGTTTTTGTTATGGCTCAAGAGGAAGCGAAAGACCTCGGTCACTCATACGTGGGAACTGAGCATTTGTTGCTTGCAATACTGAAGTTGAATGATAAACCTCTTTCAAACATTTTAGAGAGGTATGGCTTGACGTATGCACGTGTCAAAAACGAGGTCATTTCGATAGTTGGTTTGGGTATGCGGGGATTCATAATGTCTCCGCAAATGACCCCACGAGCGAGGAAGGTTACTGAAATAGCCTTTGAAGAAGCACGTATGATGGGGAGCGACAAAATTGACCCAGAACATTTGCTTTTGGGTATACTACGTGAAGGTGAAGGGATTGCGATTCATATTTTGAAAAAACTCAACGTGAATATTCAAGCGTTACGCAAGGAGATAACAGAAAATGTCTCAGATGAGGATTTCTTTGAAGAAGGTCAAGCGTTTCCTCCGTCTTACGAAGAACCAACAACTTCTCCAGCTGTTCGCCAACTCGAAGGTTTTGGTGTTGATTTGACAGCACAAGCACAACGCGGGGAACTTGATCCAGTGATTGGACGAGAGAATGAAATCGAAAGGCTTATGCAAATTCTCGTTAGGAGAAAGAAGAACAATCCTGTGCTTATTGGAGAGCCGGGTGTAGGTAAAAGTGCAATAGTTGAAGGATTGGCGCAAAGGATAGTGTCCGGTGAGGTGCCGGAACCGTTGAAGGGCAAGACTATATTCTCTCTCGACGTGGCTGCACTCGTTGCCGGTACGAAATACCGCGGTGAATTTGAAAAGAGGATGAAGAAGTTACTTCAAGTCGTTAAAGGGAACAAAGATATAATTCTTTTCATAGATGAGCTCCATATGATAGTAGGGGCAGGCTCTGCCGAGGGTGCTGTTGATGCGGCGAATATTCTTAAACCAGCCTTGGCACGTGGAGAACTCCACTGTATTGGGGCAACGACACCCGACGAATACAGAAAATACATAGAAAAGGATGCAGCTCTTGAAAGAAGGTTTCAGAAAATATACGTTCAAGAACCAAGTCCACAAATGGCGTTGGAGATATTGAAAGGTTTGAAATCAAAATACGAAAGCCATCATAAAGTAAAATACACAGATAAAGCACTCGAGGCAGCAGTATATTTGTCCCAAAGATATATCACAGACCACTTTTTACCGGATAAAGCTATTGATGTTATTGACGAGGCAGGAGCCAGAAGCAGGCTGAAATTATTCGTTATGCCAAGCCACCTTCAACTTTTAAAACTCCAGATAGAGTCTGTTAAGAACGAGAAAGAAGAAGCGGTAGCCGCTCAGGATTACGAAAAGGCAGCGGAGCTGAAAGAGAAAGAACAGCAGCTCAAGGAGCAATTCAACGAAGCCTACAGCAACTGGCGTAAACAAGTTGAATCTACAATCGTTACAGTTGATGTTCCTGAGATAGAAGAAGTTGTGGCAGGTTGGACTGGAATTCCTCTCAAAAAACTTGAAGAGACTGAGAGGGAGAAGCTTCTCAATCTTGAGAATGCATTGCACGAAAGGGTTGTTGGCCAGGAAGAAGCAATCAGTGCAATTGCACGCGCTATTCGTAGGGCAAGAAGCGGTTTAAAAGACCCAAGAAGACCTGTTGGCGTTTTCCTGTTCCTCGGACCGACTGGTGTTGGTAAGACTGAGCTTGCTAAAGCACTTGCAGAATATCTGTTCGGCGATGAAAAAGCTTTGGTACGGTTCGACATGAGTGAGTATATGGAAAAATTCTCAGTCTCCAGGTTGATAGGTGCACCTCCAGGATACGTTGGGTATGAAGAAGGAGGAACACTAACAGAGAAGGTAAGGAGAAGACCGTTCTCGGTAATACTTTTTGACGAGATAGAAAAGGCTCATCCTGATGTGTTCAATATATTACTCCAGATAATGGATGATGGACGTTTGACAGATTCACAAGGTCACGTTGTTGATTTCAGAAATACGATTATAATCATGACGAGTAACATCGGAGGAACCGAAATAGTTACTTCCAAAAAGAACCTTGGATTTGTTGGTGAAGAAACCCATGAAAGAGAGTTCAAAGAAATGAAAGATAAAGTGCTCGAAGAAGTGAAAAAGGTATTCAAACCCGAGTTTATAAACAGGGTCGATGAGATTATCGTATTCCATAAACTTACAAAAGAACACATCGAACAGATTATCGAAATACTGCTCAAAGACATCAGAGCAAGGTTAAGCGAAAGACACATCACCTTAGTGCTTTCGCCAGAAGCAAAAGATTTCTTGGTTAGCGTTGGTTACGATGCGGTTTATGGTGCAAGACCATTGAAGAGAGCTATTCAAAAGTACATAGAGGACCCACTCTCTGAGGAGTTGCTGAGAGGTGAAGTTGAGGATAACGACGAAGTATATGTCGTTCGTGATGGTGATAAACTTGCTTTCATAAAAAACAAACAAAATCAAGTTGCAACGACTGTCAAGTCCGAATCGTAG
- a CDS encoding DUF4350 domain-containing protein: MKGLNTTVSMKVSIAMVLLLLVATVFALPNFEYQIYHGNLHSHTSYSDGRGTPEQAYAHASKYANVLAVTDHCYFLKIPVNGQSKTYLTQQAARNATIPGKFVGLQGFEWTAGSGHINVYETLEFISRDERGDLKDFYEWITKVKKLAQFNHPGVTFGNFQDFWFWPEADKYVNLIEIGNGNWSSADVISEEMFNNFILALNRGWHLSPTANQDNHKENWASANDARTGILAKSLIYEDIMEALWNRRTFASEDKNAKLYFYADNNIMGSILPYREKANFYIYYSDKGDPVSKVYIFSQSKIYELPELSGKDEFQYSATFDIVDGYEWFFVYIIQKDGNEIVSAPVWFETDSPFRVNYVRVGPEKPSVGQNVEITFDIYNVAESYEQRTLTVLLNGKSVYSEKISLKPYGIEYDKNIQLGKLEAGDTRVDFLIDDKNVQSVVIKVSEKRGLTVLVDKLHENDVGDELLSLLRKFEEQGNTVIFADTVLKDYNDVDIVLIPTPKQGGLDFFKDLMPDEVDWLREFKGKLILLKGSDEEYFGKYSELLQNASVVTSVEELANILGVSLTNSTETKQHRKVVYIDQGHSNDYYKDKLTKLEAFLKVKGFEVAYIDKLQNIDGMYLIIMNGKGYLDDEVRNIVSFVKNGGILIITSKSDYNNGGNTEDLNAILDALNSPVRFNDDQVVDEINNYGANYKVIAGNVRFYSPCSLLLYGNAQVLISSETAKSVDSDGKNDAQPVDKIILAATFKSGLGKVVVLGKAVFSDFDYELNKEFIQNVLFDVK; the protein is encoded by the coding sequence ATGAAAGGTTTGAACACGACTGTAAGTATGAAAGTATCTATCGCTATGGTATTGTTGTTGTTGGTGGCAACGGTCTTCGCACTACCAAATTTTGAGTACCAAATCTATCACGGAAATTTACATTCTCATACTTCATATTCTGATGGAAGAGGAACTCCTGAACAAGCTTATGCTCATGCTTCAAAGTACGCTAACGTGCTGGCAGTTACTGACCATTGCTACTTTCTAAAAATTCCTGTCAATGGGCAATCAAAAACTTATCTAACTCAACAAGCGGCACGCAACGCAACGATTCCAGGAAAATTTGTAGGATTACAGGGGTTTGAATGGACAGCAGGTTCTGGGCATATAAATGTTTACGAAACACTTGAATTCATCAGCAGAGACGAAAGAGGAGACCTGAAAGATTTTTATGAATGGATTACAAAGGTAAAAAAACTTGCGCAGTTTAACCATCCTGGAGTTACCTTTGGCAATTTCCAAGATTTCTGGTTTTGGCCAGAGGCTGACAAATATGTGAATCTGATAGAAATTGGAAACGGTAACTGGAGCAGTGCAGACGTCATTTCGGAGGAAATGTTTAACAATTTCATACTTGCTTTGAACAGAGGTTGGCACCTTTCACCGACAGCTAATCAGGACAACCACAAAGAGAATTGGGCAAGTGCAAACGATGCACGCACCGGTATCCTGGCAAAGTCGTTGATTTATGAAGATATTATGGAGGCACTATGGAACAGGAGAACATTTGCATCGGAAGACAAAAATGCAAAGCTTTATTTTTATGCGGACAATAACATCATGGGAAGCATTTTACCTTACCGTGAAAAAGCAAATTTTTACATCTATTATTCAGACAAAGGAGACCCTGTCAGTAAAGTATACATCTTTTCGCAAAGTAAAATCTACGAACTTCCCGAGCTTTCTGGAAAAGATGAGTTCCAGTACAGCGCAACATTTGATATAGTCGATGGTTACGAATGGTTCTTTGTTTACATTATTCAAAAGGACGGAAACGAAATAGTTTCAGCACCTGTTTGGTTTGAAACTGATAGCCCTTTCAGGGTCAATTACGTTCGCGTCGGTCCTGAAAAGCCAAGCGTGGGTCAAAATGTTGAGATTACCTTTGACATTTACAATGTTGCTGAAAGTTATGAACAAAGAACGTTAACAGTTCTTCTTAACGGTAAGTCGGTATATAGCGAAAAGATTTCTTTGAAACCCTATGGTATCGAGTACGACAAAAACATCCAACTTGGGAAACTCGAAGCAGGGGATACCCGTGTAGACTTTTTAATTGATGATAAAAATGTCCAGTCAGTTGTTATCAAAGTTTCTGAAAAGAGAGGATTAACAGTCCTTGTAGACAAACTCCATGAGAACGATGTAGGTGATGAATTACTATCTTTGTTGAGAAAGTTTGAAGAACAGGGTAATACGGTAATTTTTGCTGACACTGTTTTGAAAGATTACAACGATGTTGATATTGTCCTAATTCCAACGCCGAAACAAGGTGGATTGGATTTCTTCAAAGACCTTATGCCAGATGAAGTTGATTGGTTAAGAGAGTTTAAGGGTAAACTTATTTTGTTAAAAGGTAGCGATGAAGAGTATTTTGGAAAGTATTCAGAGTTGCTCCAGAACGCTAGCGTAGTTACCAGCGTAGAAGAACTTGCAAACATCCTTGGTGTATCTTTAACAAATTCTACAGAAACCAAACAACACAGAAAGGTTGTTTACATAGACCAAGGACATTCGAATGATTATTATAAAGATAAGCTCACAAAGCTCGAAGCTTTCCTTAAGGTGAAAGGTTTTGAAGTAGCATATATAGATAAGCTTCAAAATATCGACGGAATGTATTTAATCATCATGAACGGCAAAGGATACTTAGATGATGAAGTTAGGAATATTGTCAGCTTCGTTAAGAATGGTGGAATTTTGATAATCACATCAAAAAGTGATTACAATAATGGCGGGAATACGGAAGATTTAAACGCGATTCTCGATGCCCTCAATTCACCTGTTAGATTTAACGATGACCAGGTGGTTGATGAAATTAACAACTACGGGGCTAACTACAAAGTAATTGCAGGTAACGTAAGATTTTACTCACCTTGCTCATTGTTGTTATACGGTAACGCACAAGTTTTGATTTCCTCAGAGACGGCGAAATCTGTGGATTCAGATGGCAAAAACGACGCCCAACCTGTTGATAAAATAATACTAGCAGCGACGTTCAAGAGTGGATTGGGAAAAGTCGTTGTACTTGGAAAAGCTGTCTTTTCAGACTTTGATTACGAGCTCAATAAAGAGTTCATTCAAAATGTGCTCTTCGATGTAAAATAA